The DNA segment ATTAGGTTGTAAATAGGATCTAATCGCATCAGTAGAAATAATATCTGAACTTAAAGAAAGTCGGTAGCCTTTATTTGTGACCGCTTCAATAATGTATCCTTCTTCTTGCAAAGATTTGATGCCTTTCCAAATAGATGTTCTTGAAAGACCCAAGCTATCTGCTAAGGATTGTCCAGAAATGCTGTTTCCTTTTTGTTGTTCTAATAAAGAAAGAATGCGTAATTTTGTAGACATAAGTTCACCTCTTTTTTAGTATAAGAGGTCAAAAATCTATTGTCAACCAAAATAAAAATTAAAGGTAACGATTGTTTGGATAGTATATAATATCCTGGAGGTTTAATAGGGGGAAATATTTGATAGAGTGATTAAATCATATTATTAGCTGAAGATTAGGGAAGTAAAGCATAGGAATAACGCTTGTTTAATCGTTATAGAAGTAGTAATATTAGAACATTCTACAAAAAATAAAGTGACACAAAAATTAAAGGAGAATAAAGATGCCTGTAATGAAATTAAAACATGTAAATAAATCATATAAAATTAATGGTGGAGAAACATTTCAAGCATTGAAAGATGTTAATTTGTCTTTTGAAAAAGGAGAATTGGTTTCCATCATTGGAGAGTCAGGTAGTGGGAAATCTACACTGATGAATTTAATTGGTGGATTAGATTCTGATTTTCAAGGTGAAATCGTTGTTGATGGTGATAATATCCGCGACTATTCTGAAAAAGATTTAGTACAGTACCATAAAGAAAAAGTCGGGTTTGTATTTCAGAGTTTTAATCTGATCTCGCACTTATCAGTTTTAGATAATGTAACCTTGGCTATGACGCTGTCGAATGTTTCGAAGGCGGAACGTGAGAAAAGAGCTAAAGAAATATTAGCTGCGGTAGGTCTGCAAGATCAATTACACAAAAAACCTGATGCAATATCTGGAGGACAGAAGCAACGTGTAGCCATTGCTCGTGCGTTAGTGAATGATCCTGATATTATTATTGCAGATGAACCAACTGGAGCGTTGGATTCAGAAACAACGGAGCAAGTCTTAGAAATGATCAAAGAGATTGCCGAAAATGGGAAACTTGTCATTATGGTAACCCATTCTGAAAGAGTAGCAGCTTATTCTAGTCGAGTTGTGACGATTGATGATGGACGAGTAATCAATGATCAAGTAAAAGATACCTTAACGGTTACAGATAATAAATACAAAACAAGCAAACCAAACCGTAATAAGAATTTGAGTTTGTTTGGAGCAATGAAATTAGCATTGCTAAACATGAAAGAAAAGTTATCTCGTAATATTTTGATAGCACTAGGTGGAAGCATCGGAATTATGAGTGTTATTTTGATGCTTTCTCTAGGTAACGGAGTAAACGCCTATTTAACAGATACCATGAATAGCCAAGTGAATCCATTAGTTAGTGAAGTTCATATGCCAGATGAAGAAACTGGAAATCAGACAGATGTAAATGAAATGCAAGATCAAAATCCTATGTTAGGGTTATCTAGCGCAGGATCATTTGAATCTGAAAATATTGAAGAACTATCTGAAATTGATCATGTAGAGGCTGTTGAAGAAGGCTTTACTAATTTTTCTATTGGAACAAACAAAGCAACATTTGATGGAAATACTGCTCAGTTTA comes from the Carnobacterium sp. 17-4 genome and includes:
- a CDS encoding ABC transporter ATP-binding protein/permease produces the protein MPVMKLKHVNKSYKINGGETFQALKDVNLSFEKGELVSIIGESGSGKSTLMNLIGGLDSDFQGEIVVDGDNIRDYSEKDLVQYHKEKVGFVFQSFNLISHLSVLDNVTLAMTLSNVSKAEREKRAKEILAAVGLQDQLHKKPDAISGGQKQRVAIARALVNDPDIIIADEPTGALDSETTEQVLEMIKEIAENGKLVIMVTHSERVAAYSSRVVTIDDGRVINDQVKDTLTVTDNKYKTSKPNRNKNLSLFGAMKLALLNMKEKLSRNILIALGGSIGIMSVILMLSLGNGVNAYLTDTMNSQVNPLVSEVHMPDEETGNQTDVNEMQDQNPMLGLSSAGSFESENIEELSEIDHVEAVEEGFTNFSIGTNKATFDGNTAQFMSVTTVSSMITSADIIEGSLPKDGEVVITQNMADTLGEDLVGQDIQIETIVNEEPLDLTMTVSGIYGSEGGLDTVYLTYEDLKLFVEEAGGELNPNIVYLVSDSADNTESIKAEVEELNYKGSTTEALADTFSQMLDIFTYVLAGVAGISLIVSAIMILTVLYISVVERTKEIGVIKAIGGRKKDIRRIFVSESFLIGLFSGLFGVGIAWGLSLAANAISINYFDVAIINLTPTYALSGIVLSIFISMVAGLMPAAKAAKLDPVESLRRD